The nucleotide sequence AGCAAGAGCAGCGAACCGCCGATGATGAACAGAATCATCACCAATGTTTCATTCCAATTGAACGGATTCAAGTTGTAGATCCACATGCCGGCCGTTAAACCAAAGGCGCCGAGCATGGCGAGCACGCTGTGGATGGCAACCAATTTCTTGTACTTGACCGTATAGACGCGGTAGAAAATACCCCAGGCAAATACCGATAGCCAGCCGACGACCAGGATGTGGGCGTGGACAGGGCGCAGCGAATAATCCATTTCGCCTGCCATTTGTGAACCAAGAAATGTGCCAATAAAGCCAAAAATGGCTGCGAACTGGATCAAACGTAGACTCCAGGTTTTTTCCATAGTAAGAACCTCCAGTAAGTTAATGTTTCGTTTCCGGATGCGGGAAGGTGATGGTAAATTCACTTCCTTCTCCGGCACGGCTTTGGACTCTGATCGTTCCGCCGTGCAGCGTGACGATTTGCTGGACGATGGACAACCCGAGCCCGGTGCCGTCGTTTTTGCGTGCCGCATCAACGCGGTAAAAGCGCTCGAACAGCTGCGGGATGGCGTCTTCCGCAATGCCAATGCCGCTGTCTTTGAACGACACCGCTATCCCATTATCAGACGAACGCAAGTTGATTTCAATACTGCCGCCGGGTTTATTATACTTGATGGCATTGGTCAGCAGGTTGTCCCAGACGTTTTGGAGCAGTTCCGCATCTCCGTGGAATAAAACCGGGGCCAGCTTGTACGAGATGTCGATGTCTTCCTCTTCCAGGCGCCAGCGGTATTTCTGCACGACGCTTTTCAAACTTTCATCGAGTCGGAACTCGGCAGCTTTCATCGGGTAGGCGCCTTGGTCTAGCGAAGTCAGCAGCAGCAATTGCCGCGTCAGGCTGGACAGCCGTTTCGCTTCCTGGTCGATGATCGACGTGTAGGCAAGGCGGTCGCTGTCTGACAGGTCCGGCGACTTTAACAGGTCTGCATAGCCCTGGATGTTCATGAGCGGCGACTGGAAATCGTGCGAGACGTTATTGATGAACGATTTCCGCGCCAGGTCGTTATGCTTCAATTGCGTCTGCATCAAGTTGAAGCTTTCCGACAGCTGGCCGATCTCGTCGTTGCGCTTGATTTCCAGTGGGTAGCTATAGTTTTCGCGTGCAATGTAGCGGGTCGCTTCGGTCAATTGGACAATCGGACGCGTCAATTGGCGGGCCATCCAGATCATGCCAAGTATGCTGACGATGCCGATGGCGCCGACAAACCCAATCAGGACGGCGTGGATATCCGTGGCGACGAGCTCTGTGTCGGTACGGATAAAAAGGCCGTACGGTTCATCATTA is from Planococcus liqunii and encodes:
- a CDS encoding sensor histidine kinase, which produces MKSLYRQFIVSTLFILAISILIGFTLANLFYLAVTKEEAIEQDVGIAKEIVQTLKAVPHSDNSFDRYLDAVSNLGYQIAVVDSDGQKKFYGDSFDDTALPKEAERVITDGDIYTGLNDFSSQIFMIAHFTNKLHNTVGVPFTFNDEPYGLFIRTDTELVATDIHAVLIGFVGAIGIVSILGMIWMARQLTRPIVQLTEATRYIARENYSYPLEIKRNDEIGQLSESFNLMQTQLKHNDLARKSFINNVSHDFQSPLMNIQGYADLLKSPDLSDSDRLAYTSIIDQEAKRLSSLTRQLLLLTSLDQGAYPMKAAEFRLDESLKSVVQKYRWRLEEEDIDISYKLAPVLFHGDAELLQNVWDNLLTNAIKYNKPGGSIEINLRSSDNGIAVSFKDSGIGIAEDAIPQLFERFYRVDAARKNDGTGLGLSIVQQIVTLHGGTIRVQSRAGEGSEFTITFPHPETKH